TGCCCTGGCAAACCCGCCACCCGTTGGTCACGGCGGCTGTCGAACGCATTCACCGGTCCTGTGTCGAACACCGGGTGCCCTTTGCGGCGATGGCACGCACACCGGAGAACCACGCCAGGTGGCGATCGGAAGGGGTGACCGCGTTCGTTCTCGGCGAGGAACGCGACCTCGCCGCGCAGGCCCTGCGCCGGCACCTCGATGTCGTCACCGGGTCCGGCCCGGGCGAGCGGGCCACACCCCCTCCTGCTATGGTAAGTATCCCCTAATTCTCTTCTCTCCGTGGAGGTTTCATGTCTTTCTTCTCGCGCGTCCTGAGGCGACGCCCGGCGTCGGTGGCCGCCGCCGTGGTGCTGGCGGCGACGCTGGCTGCGTGCGGCTCACCCGGGGGCGGCGACGCCGACTCGGGGTCGGGGACGGCGTCGGCCGGCGGCTCGGAGGCGGTGTTCCCGCGCACCGTGCAGCACCATCAGGGTGAGACGGTGATCGAGGCCAAACCCGAACGGGTGGTGGCCTTGGACAACAGTCTGGTCGAAGCGGTGGTCGCACTCGACGCCCCGCTGGTCGGCGGCATCGGCTCCTACCGTGACCAGTCGGGATTCCCGGAGTACCTCGGTGACGCCGTCAAGGACACCAAGGACGTCGGCCCGATGGCGACGCCGGATCTGGAGGCGATCGCGGCCCTGCAGCCGGACCTGATCGTGTCGGCGAGCGTGCGTCACGAGGCACTCTACGACGAGCTGTCCGCGATCGCCCCGACGGTGTTCGTCGAGACCACCGGCCCGATCTGGAAGCAGAACATTCGCGACCTCGGTACCGCCCTGGGTGAGGAGGACAAGGCCGCAGAGGTGCTCACCGCGTACGAGACCCGCGCGGCCAAACTCGGCAAGGCGATCAACGACAAGGCCGGCAACCCGACGGTGTCGATGGTCCGGTTCGTCGACGGCCCGACCCGCCTGTACGCGAACAAATCGTTCAGCGGAATCGTCTTCCGGGACATGGGCCTTGCCCGGCCGGCGGACCAGGCCGTCGATGCCTTCAGCGTCGAGATCGGTGAGGAGGAGATCCGCAAGGCCGACGCCGATCACATCTTCGTCACCGTGTACTCCGGTGCCGAGGCGACCGCCGAGAGTTTCCGCCGCAATCCGCTGTGGGGCGGGCTGAAGGGCGTGCAGGCGAACAACGTGCACCAGGTCGAGGACGCCATCTGGATGACCTCGGTCAGTCTGCAGGGTGCGGACCTGATGATGGACGACATGGCCGAGGTCTTCGGGGTGGACCCGATGAAACCCTGATTAAGGGTTAAGCACTCGCGGATGCATCGGCGCCCGTCCTGCCTACCCGGCGGGGCGGGCGCCGCTGCACGGTACCGGTGGGGGCCGCCCGGTCAGATCCGGGCGTAGGGCACGACGACCGGGCCGCCGCTGGCCGGGTCGCTGAGGATATGGCACTCCACACCGAACACCTCCCGCACCATCTGACGGTCCACGACCCGGGACGGTGCACCGGAGGCGACGATCACGCCGTCGCGCAGGGCGACGAGGTGGTCGGCGAAGCGGCAGGCCTGCGCGAGGTCGTGCAACACCATGACGACGGTTCGGCCCTGCTCCCGGTTCAGTCGCTGCACCAGCTCGAGCACGTCGAGTTGGTGGGCCAGGTCGAGGAAGGTGGTGGGTTCGTCGAGCAGCAACAGCGGTGTGCCCTGGGCGACGACCATCGCGATCCACACGCGTTGACGCTGACCGCCCGAGAGTGCGTCGACGGGCCGGTCGGCGAGCTCGACCAGCCCGGTCGCGGTCAACGCGTCGACCACGGCCGCTTCGTCGGCGGGGGACCACTGACGCCACATGCTGGTGTGCGGTGTCCGGCCACGGGCGACGAGATCGCGCACGGTGATCGATTCCGGGGTGATCGGCGACTGCGGCAGCAGGCCCAGCTCGCGGGCCACGACCCCGGTCGGGAGGCCGGCGATGTCCCGGCCGGCGAGCAGCACGGTTCCCGCCTCGAGACGGTGCAGTCGGGCCAGGGCCCGCAGCAGCGTGGATTTCCCGGAGCCGTTCGCGCCGATGATCGCCGTCACCTGACCCGAGGCCACCTCCAGATCCAGATCCGGGATCACGGTGCGGCCGGGCCCGTACCCGACGCGCAGCTGACGGGCCGCCAGCGACGGCGCGGGCCGGATCACCGTGGCCGGGTCGACGGTGGGACTGGGTGCCGTGTCGGCCATGTCAACGTTCCTTGGATGTGCGCAGGATGAGATAGAGCAGGTACGGGGCGCCGACGAGCGCACACACCGCGCCCGCCGGTAACTCGAAGCCGGGGATCACCCCGCGTGCCACCAGGTCGGCCGCCAGCACTACCACCGCGCCGAGTAGCGCCGAGGTCACCAGCGGCACACCCGGGCCGCGCACCACCCGCCGCGCGAGGTTGGGCGCTACCAACGCCACGAACGCGACCGGGCCCGCCGCTGCGGTGGCGGTGCCGGCCAGGGCGACTGCGGCAACGACGATCCACAACCGGCTCCGGCCCACCCGGATGCCGAGTGCGGTGGCGGCGGAGTCCCCGAGCAGCAGGACGTCGAGGCGGCGGACCAGCACGGCCGCGAACGGCAGCAGGATCAGCAACGCCGTCGCCACACCCCAGACGTGCTCCCACCCGCGCCCATGCAGAGAACCGGTGAGCCACACCGTCGCCTTCGTCGCCTGGTCGACGTCCCCGCGAACGAGGGTGTACTCGACCAGCCCGGTGAACGCCGCGGCGAGCACCACCCCGACCAGGACCAGACGGTGCGGGTCCAGCCCGGCGCCGTCCACCCGGCGGCGACCGGTGAGCGCCAGCACCAGAACTGCGGCCAGGGCGGCGCCCGCGACCGCCCCGAGCGGCAGGCCGACCTGGGCCAGCCCGGCCGACGCTCCGCCGGCGGCGGCCGTCGTCGAACCCTGCGCCAAGAGCACCAGGACCGCCCCGGCACTGGCGCCGGCGGTCACGCCGAGAACGTCCGGGGAGGCCAGCGGGTTGCGGGCCAGCCCCTGGGTGAGGGCACCGGCGGCGCCGAGCGCCAACCCGACGAGCAAACCGACCAGGGCGCGCGGCAGCCGCAGCCGCTGAACGGTGAAGACCACGGACGACTTCCCCTGCCCGAGCAGCCCGCCGACCACCTCGCCCGGCGACAGGTCCGTCGAGCCGACCGCGAGCGCGGCCAGAAACAGGCCCACCGCCCCGGCGGTGGCACCCACACCAACGAGCAGCGCGCGTGGACGCAGCAGCGCCGACACCGGCCCCGCCTGCACCACCACGGCCCCGTTACCGGCCCGGGCGGCGCTCAATGCGGGAGCGGTCACCGGGCAGCTGTCCGGATCCGGCGCAGCACCACCAGCACGACCGGGGCTCCGACCACCGCGGTGACGATGCCGACCTGCAGCTCGCCGGGGCGCACCACGATTCGTCCGAGAACGTCGGCGAGCACGAGCAGGGTGCCGCCGAGCAGCGCCGCGTAGGGCACCAGCCAGCCGTGCCGGGCACCGGTGAGGGCGCGGGCGGCGTGCGGCACCGCAAGGCCGATGAACCCGATCGGGCCGGTCGCCGCGACCGCGACTCCGGTGAGCAGGACCACGGTGGCGCCGATGGCGAGCCGGATCCGTCCCAACCGCAAGCCCAGTGCGCGCGCCGCCTCGTCGCCGAGCGCCAGGGCGTCGAGCCAGCGGGCGCAGGCCCAGCCCAGGAGGACGGCGACGCCGAGCACCGGGACCACCAGGGCGGCGGTGCTGTTGCCCCGTCCGGACAGTGCGCCCACGGCCCAGAACCGGTACTCCTCGAGGGTATCGGCGTCGATCAGGACCAGTGTGGTCGTCGCGGCGGCCAGCAACGCGGAGACCGCGACTCCGGCGAGAGCCAGTTCGGTGGAATTCGTGCGCACATCTGACCGGCCGGCCAACAGGAGCACGGCGGCTCCGGCCAGTGCTGCACCGACGATCGCGAATCCGATGTGTGCGGGCAGCGCGCCGGTCCCGAAGAAGGAAATTCCCAGCACCACCGACAGTGCGGCGCCGGCCGAGACGCCGAGCAGCGCCGGATCCGCCAGTGGGTTGCGGGTGAGCCCCTGCGCCGCGACGCCCGCGACCCCCAGCGCCGCACCCACTGCCAGCCCCAGGACCGTGCGCGGTAACCGTTGCTCCAGGATGATGATCGCGGCGTCGCCTTCTCGCGCACCGCCGAGTACCGCCAGCACCTCAGCCACCGGCAGCGCACGCGTTCCCACCGCCAGCCCGGTCACCGCGACCAGCACCAGCGCGCCTGCCAGCACCACCATGCCGGCAGCGAGCTGTCCGCTCCGCAACGGCACGCGGCCGAGACTGGCAGGGACGGTCATGCACTCTCCTGAAAGATCGGCGGCCTGAAAGTTGCCCTACCCTAACCGACGGCACAAGCTCCGATGCTCACGGCAACGCCCACACCGCCGACCCCGACACCATCGCGACCAACCCTCTCGTCAGCGGCCGGTCCGCACCGGAATGGGTGGGGCGGCGCGGCGACTGCCTCACCTACCTCCTCCGCAACCCATCCACGGTGACCTGCACGAGCCGCTGTACCCCGTCCCGGGTGGGCAGACCGGTGGCCGCGGT
This genomic window from Rhodococcus oxybenzonivorans contains:
- a CDS encoding ABC transporter substrate-binding protein: MSFFSRVLRRRPASVAAAVVLAATLAACGSPGGGDADSGSGTASAGGSEAVFPRTVQHHQGETVIEAKPERVVALDNSLVEAVVALDAPLVGGIGSYRDQSGFPEYLGDAVKDTKDVGPMATPDLEAIAALQPDLIVSASVRHEALYDELSAIAPTVFVETTGPIWKQNIRDLGTALGEEDKAAEVLTAYETRAAKLGKAINDKAGNPTVSMVRFVDGPTRLYANKSFSGIVFRDMGLARPADQAVDAFSVEIGEEEIRKADADHIFVTVYSGAEATAESFRRNPLWGGLKGVQANNVHQVEDAIWMTSVSLQGADLMMDDMAEVFGVDPMKP
- a CDS encoding ABC transporter ATP-binding protein; this translates as MADTAPSPTVDPATVIRPAPSLAARQLRVGYGPGRTVIPDLDLEVASGQVTAIIGANGSGKSTLLRALARLHRLEAGTVLLAGRDIAGLPTGVVARELGLLPQSPITPESITVRDLVARGRTPHTSMWRQWSPADEAAVVDALTATGLVELADRPVDALSGGQRQRVWIAMVVAQGTPLLLLDEPTTFLDLAHQLDVLELVQRLNREQGRTVVMVLHDLAQACRFADHLVALRDGVIVASGAPSRVVDRQMVREVFGVECHILSDPASGGPVVVPYARI
- a CDS encoding FecCD family ABC transporter permease: MTAPALSAARAGNGAVVVQAGPVSALLRPRALLVGVGATAGAVGLFLAALAVGSTDLSPGEVVGGLLGQGKSSVVFTVQRLRLPRALVGLLVGLALGAAGALTQGLARNPLASPDVLGVTAGASAGAVLVLLAQGSTTAAAGGASAGLAQVGLPLGAVAGAALAAVLVLALTGRRRVDGAGLDPHRLVLVGVVLAAAFTGLVEYTLVRGDVDQATKATVWLTGSLHGRGWEHVWGVATALLILLPFAAVLVRRLDVLLLGDSAATALGIRVGRSRLWIVVAAVALAGTATAAAGPVAFVALVAPNLARRVVRGPGVPLVTSALLGAVVVLAADLVARGVIPGFELPAGAVCALVGAPYLLYLILRTSKER
- a CDS encoding FecCD family ABC transporter permease, which produces MTVPASLGRVPLRSGQLAAGMVVLAGALVLVAVTGLAVGTRALPVAEVLAVLGGAREGDAAIIILEQRLPRTVLGLAVGAALGVAGVAAQGLTRNPLADPALLGVSAGAALSVVLGISFFGTGALPAHIGFAIVGAALAGAAVLLLAGRSDVRTNSTELALAGVAVSALLAAATTTLVLIDADTLEEYRFWAVGALSGRGNSTAALVVPVLGVAVLLGWACARWLDALALGDEAARALGLRLGRIRLAIGATVVLLTGVAVAATGPIGFIGLAVPHAARALTGARHGWLVPYAALLGGTLLVLADVLGRIVVRPGELQVGIVTAVVGAPVVLVVLRRIRTAAR